In Treponema primitia ZAS-2, a genomic segment contains:
- a CDS encoding DNA polymerase Y family protein: MGNINRAVCHLNIIGFRAAVAAQKDTALRGRPFVVAGATGGRALVLDLSPEALREGISPGMALAAAERLVRDLPVLAPDPASYAAMNREMEKIASVYAPIYENDQFGNLYLDLTGTARLFGPAADCASRILREMLERVGIRPAAAVAGNKLVGKIATRTIRPMGLIQIQAGGEPDFLVHQDLCLLPGMGPSLLRTAAVTGLREIGELACLSDGEAIALFGKHGRRLRDTARGIDDSPVVAAFLGERRIEKHLELAEDTLDFDVIRGALMFLAETGGIEMRGQKWGAGAVALGIVYADGVRVEGQEKLRRLCVTDRDIAGVAERVYLKAVVRRLRVRSITLTLGDLRPLGWSPDLFEIAEDTKQRKLQEAADKVRNKYGLAMLTTGAVLAASRRGPALALPGVSNA; encoded by the coding sequence ATGGGGAACATAAACCGGGCGGTTTGCCATCTTAATATTATCGGGTTCCGGGCGGCGGTGGCGGCCCAAAAGGATACGGCGCTCCGGGGGCGGCCTTTTGTCGTTGCCGGGGCTACGGGGGGGCGGGCGCTGGTTCTGGACCTTTCGCCTGAGGCTTTGCGGGAGGGGATTAGCCCCGGTATGGCATTGGCGGCGGCGGAACGGCTGGTGAGGGATTTGCCGGTGTTGGCGCCTGACCCTGCTTCGTATGCGGCTATGAATAGGGAAATGGAAAAGATTGCTTCGGTGTATGCGCCGATTTATGAGAATGACCAATTTGGCAATTTGTATTTGGACCTGACCGGGACGGCCCGGCTGTTCGGGCCTGCGGCGGACTGTGCGAGCCGGATTCTGCGGGAGATGCTGGAACGGGTTGGCATACGCCCTGCGGCGGCGGTGGCGGGTAATAAGCTGGTTGGCAAGATTGCGACCCGGACTATTCGGCCTATGGGGCTTATCCAGATTCAGGCCGGGGGGGAACCGGATTTTTTGGTTCACCAGGATTTGTGTTTGCTTCCCGGTATGGGGCCGTCCCTTTTGCGGACTGCGGCGGTTACGGGGCTGCGGGAAATTGGGGAGCTGGCTTGCCTTTCTGACGGGGAGGCGATTGCCCTTTTCGGGAAGCATGGAAGGCGGCTCAGGGACACGGCGCGGGGTATTGATGATAGCCCGGTGGTGGCGGCTTTTCTGGGGGAACGGCGGATAGAAAAACATTTGGAGCTTGCGGAGGATACTCTGGATTTTGATGTTATCCGGGGCGCTCTTATGTTTCTGGCGGAAACGGGGGGCATTGAAATGCGGGGGCAGAAATGGGGGGCTGGGGCGGTGGCTCTGGGCATTGTGTACGCTGATGGGGTCCGGGTGGAGGGGCAGGAAAAACTCAGGCGGCTTTGTGTTACGGATAGGGATATTGCGGGGGTGGCGGAACGGGTGTACCTGAAAGCGGTGGTGCGGCGGCTGAGGGTTCGGAGTATTACGCTGACCCTGGGGGATCTGCGGCCTTTGGGGTGGTCGCCTGATTTGTTCGAGATAGCGGAAGATACAAAACAGCGGAAATTGCAGGAAGCGGCGGATAAGGTGCGGAATAAATACGGGCTGGCTATGCTGACTACCGGGGCGGTGTTGGCGGCTTCCCGGAGGGGGCCTGCGCTGGCTTTACCGGGTGTTTCTAATGCTTGA
- a CDS encoding DUF72 domain-containing protein, with the protein MAKILIGTCGFYYTDWLGPVYPLGTKKEGYLSLYAERFNTVELDYTYYSMPKAVNLAKMLVDGGPGLGFSAKAHQSLTHKIDPNNWKAEAETYREAIEPVMQAGRLEAVLFQFPYSFHYTTENRRYLRDVLSCFQGVPLAVEFRVADWYTARMIEGMRKQGAALVALDMPDLAKLPPALDVVTAPFAYIRLHGRNAGAWWGSDEVARYDYLYNERELEAWLDRIRRIEVQADRILVYFNNHARGQAVQNAQTLLEILKRAGLGETSG; encoded by the coding sequence ATGGCGAAAATTTTAATAGGAACCTGCGGCTTTTATTATACCGACTGGCTGGGGCCGGTGTACCCCCTGGGAACCAAAAAAGAGGGCTATCTATCCCTGTATGCGGAGCGGTTTAATACGGTCGAGCTGGACTATACCTACTATTCCATGCCCAAGGCGGTAAATTTGGCAAAAATGCTTGTTGACGGGGGGCCGGGCTTGGGCTTTTCCGCAAAGGCGCACCAGAGCCTGACCCATAAAATTGACCCTAATAACTGGAAGGCTGAGGCGGAGACATACCGGGAAGCCATTGAGCCGGTTATGCAAGCCGGGCGGCTGGAAGCGGTTTTATTCCAGTTTCCCTATTCGTTCCATTATACAACTGAGAATCGGCGCTATTTGCGGGATGTGCTTTCTTGTTTTCAGGGGGTTCCCCTTGCGGTGGAATTCCGGGTGGCGGACTGGTATACCGCGAGGATGATCGAGGGTATGCGAAAACAGGGGGCGGCGCTGGTGGCGCTGGATATGCCGGATTTGGCGAAGCTGCCCCCGGCTCTGGATGTGGTTACGGCGCCCTTTGCGTATATCCGGCTCCATGGGCGGAATGCCGGGGCATGGTGGGGGTCCGATGAGGTGGCCCGGTATGACTACCTGTATAATGAGCGGGAGCTTGAAGCCTGGCTTGACCGGATACGGCGGATTGAAGTGCAGGCAGATAGAATTCTGGTGTACTTTAACAACCATGCGCGGGGGCAGGCGGTACAGAACGCACAAACGCTGTTGGAAATTTTGAAACGGGCGGGATTGGGCGAAACATCGGGCTGA
- a CDS encoding ASCH domain-containing protein, translating into MLESFLLMFYNLSMKVLSIRQPYATLVCRGIKTVENRTWDTKYRGKLLIHASGKPLAWPELKYMPDVFTKYHLKYYGYDPLPKDAPDSFRGYIQFLNEIVTQYGLGEKLTYKMPVEEAKNAAKKYGFIMPSQCIVGEAELADIIDDSKDEFAEPSCFHWIFDKAVLYEKPIMNVMGKLRLWEYEK; encoded by the coding sequence TTGCTTGAATCATTTCTGCTGATGTTTTATAATCTTTCTATGAAAGTTTTATCGATACGGCAGCCGTATGCTACGCTTGTTTGCAGAGGGATAAAAACTGTTGAAAATAGGACTTGGGATACTAAATACCGGGGGAAGCTGCTTATTCACGCTTCGGGCAAGCCTCTTGCATGGCCGGAATTAAAGTATATGCCGGATGTTTTTACTAAATACCATCTTAAATATTATGGGTATGATCCTCTGCCTAAAGATGCCCCGGATTCTTTTAGAGGGTATATTCAGTTTTTAAATGAGATAGTTACGCAATATGGTTTGGGCGAGAAACTTACTTATAAAATGCCTGTAGAAGAAGCAAAAAATGCTGCCAAGAAATATGGGTTTATTATGCCTAGCCAATGTATTGTCGGGGAGGCTGAGCTGGCCGATATTATCGATGATTCGAAAGATGAATTTGCTGAGCCTTCCTGTTTCCATTGGATTTTTGACAAGGCTGTTTTGTATGAAAAACCGATTATGAATGTGATGGGGAAATTGCGGCTATGGGAGTATGAAAAATAG
- a CDS encoding DEAD/DEAH box helicase, producing the protein MNPFETVIQKYRDTAFSERDKGYRFEKLMQEYLKSDPLYAAQWSNVWLWGDFPSRNDFSGKDTGIDLVARTIHGDYWAIQCKCFKEDTRINKPMVDTFLSTSGKSFYDVLEPGKKVRFSCRLWLDTTIAGFNPEAENVIKGQSPEVKRRGYYDLVDAPVDWAKLDKGSSGEQAVKKRYSPKPHQQTAIDATHNYLKTSDRGKLIMACGTGKTFTSLRIAENETGGKGFVLFLVPSIALLGQTLREWSAQAQEPIYPICICSDAQVSKTKDDDSVVDLALPASTSIKNITQQYDRAIASQKKSGGLVVVFSTYQSIDVISQVQKSINKQKQGSFLFDLIICDEAHRTTGVTISGQDESAFVKVHDDKFLKSKKRIYMTATPRLYSESAQKKAKEADALLCSMDDTKLYGEEMYRIGFGEAVDKELLSDYKVIVLTIETEQLNEKLKASIEKHNTNENKEIEVEEALKIIGCINALSKKSLTDKEIFENIDPQPMHSAVAFCQNIAISKATAEAFNDVREAYFESLTEEQRKEIVTVESDHVDGTMGAQTRERKLQWLKSADTGKQDCHILNNVRCLSEGVDVPSLDAVMFLSARNSQIDVVQSVGRVMRKAPNKKYGYIIIPVVVPSTAEPEKILASDRFNVVWTVLNALRAHDDRFNATINKIELNKKKPDKIKVTGTSIGGAAVDGDDDSGSGATKDRKLKSEFQKQMELEFAQFQGYIYAKMVQKCGNRLYWEQWAADVANIAERHIEQITAIVSQPGKPKDEFTRYLSGLQKNINPSVSQKDAIEMLAQHIITQPVFEALFEDYSFVKNNPVSQSMQGIINVLNEKTTKEDSEQLDRFYVSVRKRAEGLDNGEAKQRVISDLYDKFFRTAFPLVTEKLGIVYTPVEIVDFIIHSVEDVLQKEFSRSLSDENVHILDPFTGTGTFITRLLQSGIIRPEDLERKYNKEIHANEIMLLAYYIASINIENVYHDLLKSIDPYNEAFLEPIKELAVADSGAKAKIKKFPKKAANQGYTAFNGICLTDTFQLGETKEGEDLFSEIFPQNSRRVQEQQKTPLRVIIGNPPYSVGQKSANDNAQNQHYPKLEARIANTYAANSNATNKNSLYDSYIKAFRWSTDRLKVQDGGVIAFITNSGWIEKGGGLDGMRKCLEDEFSSIYIFNLRGAIKGRSGELAKREGQNVFNILTGVAITILVKKKSDINTKATIYYRDIGEYINRKEKLDILNKEKTILDRIAESEILKPNIQSDWILQRGNLFSTYIPLEPFKKLDAASKSFFVLYSNGVSTNRDPWSYNSSKEILIKNMRSHVRFYNQQVDEYKTALQNNSSLSIDDFKNNSTDKIKWSSSLENNLKNLKKAKFDVNNIVISTYRTFFQQYLYYGDKMVHRPGQFDQFCPNIDTKYYIICVPAIGNRGDFSTIMTNNITDLHISSDGTQCFPLYWYEKKNKVQGGLFENVEDEYIRHDAISDFILEQAKTRYGNRVTKEDIFYYVYGILHSLEYRKIFANDLKKMLPRLPLAKKPHDFWEFSKAGKKLADLHLAYEDQKKPTEVKVTGTEKRDFIVNKMEFAKKDKKEQKDTIIYNAHITISNIPAKAYEYVVNGKSAIEWIMERYAVTTHKESGITNNPNDWAAEHGDPRYILDLLLSVITVSVNTIDIVNGLPTVEFQI; encoded by the coding sequence ATGAACCCCTTTGAAACAGTCATCCAAAAATACCGTGACACCGCCTTCTCCGAACGGGACAAAGGCTACCGCTTTGAAAAACTCATGCAGGAATACCTCAAATCCGATCCACTCTATGCTGCTCAGTGGAGCAATGTCTGGCTATGGGGCGATTTCCCCTCCCGGAATGACTTTTCAGGCAAGGATACCGGAATAGACCTGGTTGCTCGTACCATCCACGGCGATTATTGGGCTATCCAATGCAAATGCTTCAAAGAAGATACCCGGATCAACAAGCCGATGGTAGACACCTTTCTGTCCACCTCCGGCAAATCCTTCTACGATGTTCTGGAGCCAGGTAAAAAAGTCCGCTTCTCATGCCGCTTATGGCTTGATACCACCATAGCCGGGTTTAACCCCGAAGCCGAAAATGTCATAAAAGGACAAAGCCCCGAAGTCAAACGCCGGGGTTATTACGACCTTGTTGACGCCCCCGTAGATTGGGCCAAACTGGACAAAGGAAGTTCCGGCGAACAGGCCGTAAAAAAGCGGTACAGCCCCAAACCCCACCAGCAGACCGCCATTGATGCTACCCATAACTACCTAAAGACCAGCGACCGTGGCAAACTAATAATGGCCTGCGGAACCGGCAAGACTTTTACCAGTCTCCGTATAGCGGAAAACGAAACAGGGGGTAAAGGCTTTGTACTTTTTCTTGTCCCTTCTATTGCCCTTTTGGGCCAAACCCTCCGGGAATGGTCCGCCCAGGCACAGGAACCCATATACCCCATCTGTATTTGTTCAGACGCCCAAGTCTCAAAGACCAAAGATGATGATTCTGTCGTTGATTTAGCCTTGCCAGCTTCCACCAGCATTAAAAATATTACCCAACAATACGACCGTGCCATCGCTTCACAAAAGAAGTCAGGCGGCTTAGTGGTAGTATTTTCAACCTACCAATCCATAGACGTAATCAGCCAGGTACAGAAGTCCATAAACAAACAAAAACAAGGCTCATTTCTATTTGACCTCATTATATGTGATGAAGCCCACCGCACCACCGGCGTAACTATTTCCGGCCAGGACGAATCAGCCTTTGTAAAAGTCCACGACGACAAATTCCTCAAAAGCAAAAAACGAATCTACATGACCGCAACCCCCCGGCTTTATTCCGAATCGGCGCAGAAAAAAGCAAAAGAGGCGGATGCCCTTTTATGCTCAATGGATGATACCAAACTATATGGCGAAGAAATGTACCGTATCGGCTTTGGCGAAGCCGTAGATAAAGAATTGCTGTCCGATTATAAAGTCATCGTCTTAACCATCGAAACAGAACAGTTAAACGAAAAATTAAAAGCCTCCATTGAAAAACACAATACCAACGAAAACAAGGAAATCGAAGTAGAAGAAGCTCTAAAAATTATCGGTTGTATCAATGCCCTCTCCAAAAAATCTTTAACCGATAAAGAAATATTTGAAAACATAGACCCCCAGCCCATGCACAGCGCCGTTGCCTTCTGTCAGAACATCGCCATATCAAAGGCAACCGCCGAAGCTTTTAATGATGTAAGAGAAGCCTATTTTGAAAGCCTCACCGAAGAACAGCGCAAGGAAATTGTTACCGTAGAATCGGACCATGTTGACGGCACTATGGGAGCGCAGACCAGGGAACGGAAATTGCAATGGCTTAAATCGGCGGATACCGGAAAGCAGGATTGCCATATCCTCAATAATGTCCGCTGTCTTTCCGAAGGGGTAGATGTACCTTCCCTGGACGCCGTTATGTTCCTCTCCGCTCGGAACAGCCAGATTGATGTAGTCCAGTCCGTAGGCCGGGTAATGCGAAAGGCCCCCAATAAAAAATACGGCTATATCATTATCCCCGTGGTTGTACCGAGTACAGCGGAACCGGAAAAAATCCTTGCCTCCGACCGCTTTAATGTGGTATGGACCGTCCTTAATGCCCTCCGCGCCCATGATGACCGTTTTAACGCTACCATCAATAAAATCGAACTCAATAAAAAGAAGCCCGATAAAATCAAAGTAACCGGAACCAGCATAGGCGGGGCCGCCGTTGATGGGGATGATGACAGCGGGAGCGGCGCCACAAAGGATCGGAAACTAAAATCCGAATTCCAGAAACAAATGGAACTGGAATTCGCCCAATTCCAGGGTTATATTTATGCCAAAATGGTACAGAAATGCGGCAACCGTTTATATTGGGAACAGTGGGCCGCCGATGTTGCCAATATTGCCGAGCGGCATATCGAACAAATCACCGCCATTGTTTCCCAGCCAGGAAAGCCCAAGGACGAATTCACCCGCTATCTATCGGGCTTGCAGAAAAACATAAACCCTTCCGTATCACAAAAAGACGCTATAGAAATGCTGGCCCAGCACATCATCACCCAGCCGGTATTTGAAGCCCTTTTTGAGGATTATTCTTTTGTCAAAAACAACCCCGTATCCCAATCCATGCAGGGTATTATCAATGTCCTTAATGAAAAAACAACCAAAGAGGACAGCGAGCAGCTTGACCGCTTCTATGTATCTGTCCGCAAACGTGCCGAAGGTTTAGACAATGGCGAAGCCAAACAGAGGGTAATCAGCGATCTTTACGATAAGTTTTTCCGTACCGCCTTCCCACTGGTAACTGAAAAATTGGGGATAGTGTATACCCCGGTGGAAATTGTAGATTTTATTATTCACAGCGTCGAGGATGTTTTACAAAAAGAATTCTCTCGCAGCCTATCCGACGAAAATGTCCATATCCTTGACCCCTTCACGGGGACCGGGACCTTTATAACCCGCCTGCTCCAAAGCGGCATAATCCGCCCGGAAGATTTAGAACGGAAGTATAACAAGGAAATCCACGCCAACGAAATAATGCTATTGGCCTATTATATCGCTTCAATTAACATTGAGAATGTGTACCATGATTTATTAAAATCCATTGACCCCTATAATGAAGCATTTTTAGAGCCTATTAAGGAATTAGCCGTTGCAGATTCCGGGGCAAAAGCCAAAATTAAGAAATTCCCAAAAAAAGCGGCTAATCAGGGGTACACAGCTTTTAACGGTATTTGCCTTACCGATACGTTCCAGTTAGGGGAGACAAAAGAAGGCGAAGACCTCTTTAGTGAGATATTTCCTCAAAATTCACGCAGAGTGCAGGAACAACAGAAAACACCGTTACGAGTAATTATTGGTAACCCACCTTATTCAGTAGGGCAAAAGTCTGCTAATGATAACGCGCAGAATCAGCATTACCCAAAACTTGAAGCAAGGATAGCAAATACTTATGCCGCAAATTCTAACGCAACTAATAAGAATTCTCTATATGATTCTTACATAAAAGCCTTCCGTTGGAGTACAGACAGATTGAAGGTTCAAGATGGAGGAGTTATCGCCTTTATTACTAATAGTGGCTGGATCGAGAAAGGTGGTGGTTTAGATGGTATGCGGAAATGTTTAGAAGATGAATTTTCATCAATCTATATTTTTAATTTGCGAGGAGCAATTAAAGGCAGAAGCGGCGAATTAGCAAAACGAGAAGGGCAGAATGTTTTTAATATTTTAACAGGTGTTGCAATAACGATTTTAGTGAAAAAGAAATCTGATATAAACACCAAAGCAACAATCTATTATCGTGATATTGGTGAATATATTAACCGCAAAGAAAAACTTGATATACTAAATAAAGAGAAAACGATATTAGATAGAATAGCAGAATCAGAAATATTGAAACCTAATATACAAAGTGACTGGATATTACAAAGAGGAAATTTATTCTCAACATATATTCCATTAGAGCCATTTAAAAAACTTGATGCAGCTTCAAAAAGTTTTTTCGTTTTATATTCCAATGGTGTGAGTACAAATCGTGATCCGTGGTCTTATAATTCATCAAAAGAAATATTAATTAAGAATATGCGCTCTCATGTTCGATTTTATAACCAACAAGTTGATGAATATAAAACTGCATTGCAAAATAATTCTTCATTGAGTATAGATGATTTTAAAAATAATTCAACTGATAAAATTAAATGGTCAAGTAGTCTTGAAAATAATTTGAAAAACCTGAAAAAGGCTAAATTCGATGTTAACAATATTGTAATATCAACATATAGAACTTTTTTTCAACAATATCTTTATTATGGCGATAAAATGGTACATCGGCCAGGGCAATTTGATCAGTTCTGTCCAAATATTGATACAAAATATTATATTATTTGTGTTCCCGCCATTGGCAACAGAGGAGACTTCTCAACTATAATGACGAATAACATTACTGATTTACATATTTCATCAGATGGTACTCAATGTTTTCCCCTTTATTGGTATGAAAAGAAAAATAAGGTTCAAGGTGGATTATTTGAAAATGTAGAGGATGAATATATTCGCCATGACGCTATTTCAGACTTTATTTTAGAACAGGCTAAAACCCGCTATGGAAACCGGGTAACAAAAGAGGATATTTTCTATTATGTCTATGGTATTCTCCATAGCCTGGAATATCGCAAAATCTTCGCCAACGACCTTAAAAAAATGCTCCCCCGGCTTCCATTAGCAAAAAAGCCTCATGATTTTTGGGAATTTAGCAAAGCCGGAAAAAAACTTGCGGATCTTCATCTAGCTTATGAGGATCAGAAGAAACCCACCGAGGTTAAAGTAACAGGGACAGAGAAAAGAGATTTTATAGTCAACAAAATGGAATTCGCTAAAAAGGATAAGAAGGAACAGAAAGATACTATTATCTATAATGCCCATATAACAATTTCTAACATCCCCGCTAAAGCCTATGAATATGTGGTAAATGGAAAATCCGCTATCGAATGGATAATGGAACGCTACGCCGTAACCACCCACAAGGAGAGCGGTATAACCAATAATCCCAATGACTGGGCTGCGGAGCATGGGGATCCTCGATATATACTGGATTTGTTGTTATCGGTTATTACCGTCAGCGTAAATACGATTGATATTGTGAATGGATTGCCAACGGTAGAGTTTCAAATTTGA
- a CDS encoding LexA family transcriptional regulator yields METEEERYNFLQKRSGLSKLEFARSLGVSKERGYSLSKGIYHASREILDKLSSVYNVNLNWFLLGEGSPFETEKATIKLLRQEAAAGRGREIEDYAEEETLKLPRSLISPYRPENLQAVYVAGDSMIGEHIYNGDAVIFYPGLTEGNGIYVLSLDTALLVKRVSFDNLPRSVSLISANPAYPPRQISGAELENLRIEGRVVTCVHKV; encoded by the coding sequence ATGGAAACCGAGGAAGAACGCTATAATTTTCTTCAAAAACGCTCCGGTTTATCAAAATTGGAGTTTGCCCGGAGCCTGGGGGTCTCAAAAGAGCGGGGGTATTCCCTCTCAAAAGGCATTTACCACGCTTCTCGTGAAATCCTGGACAAATTGTCCTCCGTATATAACGTCAACCTAAACTGGTTCCTTCTGGGGGAAGGCTCCCCCTTTGAAACCGAAAAAGCCACTATCAAGCTGCTTCGTCAGGAAGCCGCCGCCGGACGGGGCCGGGAGATAGAAGACTACGCCGAGGAGGAGACCCTCAAACTCCCCCGATCCCTTATCAGCCCCTACCGCCCGGAAAACCTACAGGCCGTCTATGTCGCCGGAGACTCCATGATAGGCGAACACATCTACAATGGCGATGCGGTTATTTTTTACCCTGGCCTTACCGAAGGCAACGGCATCTATGTCCTGTCCCTGGACACCGCATTACTGGTCAAGCGGGTGTCCTTTGACAACCTCCCCCGGTCAGTCTCCCTCATCAGCGCCAACCCTGCCTATCCTCCCCGGCAGATAAGCGGGGCGGAACTGGAAAATCTGCGGATCGAGGGGCGGGTGGTTACTTGTGTCCACAAAGTTTGA